The Rhodohalobacter sp. SW132 genomic sequence GAATCGCGGATTTGAAATGCCGTATTACTTCCCCGCTTCATCCATTCCTGCAGAACTATCGAGTTCGTATTTACCAACCACATTTGTGATATCGGCAGAGGGTCAGATCGTCTATAAGCATGAAGGTTTCGGGAATTTCAACACACCGGAATTCCGGAATTTTCTGATTTCACTGGCAGAAGAGTCGTAATGGTTGGATCGATGAGATAGATGAAACAGAAACTGTCTGCTTTTATGATATGATATGAAGCGAAGGGTGATCAGATTCATTATTTTTAAAATAAAACGGTATCGCCATGATGAAAAACCGTGCTGATTTACCTTCACTTGATTCTGCACTTGAAGCCGGACAAAAAATTTCGGACCTCGGTATTACGAAGCAGTTTGAACCCGGAGATACTATCGTTAACGAACATGCTTCAGTCCGGTCGATCCCTTTCATCACTAAAGGAAGCGTAAAAGTGATGCAGTCAGACGAGGATTATAAAGAGATGGTGCTCTACTATCTTCGTCCGGGTGAAACCTGCATCATGTCGTTTTTAGCAGGGATTTCCCACGATACCAGCAAGGTAAGAGCGGTGGCAGAAGAAGCCTGTGAAGTTGTGTTTATACCGGTACATACATTCCAGGAGTTGATTGGTAAACATCCTGAGTGGCTAAGCTATATTTTTCAGATCTATCATATGCGGTTTGAGGAGTTGCTTGAGGTCGTAAACGCTATTTCTTTTAAAAAAATGGATGTTCGTCTGCTTAAGTTTCTTCAGAAGAGATGTGCGGTGATGCAAACTGATACACTTTCACTCACGCACGAACAACTTGCCCATGAATTGGGTACGGCACGTGAAGTTGTTTCCCGATTGCTGAAACAGCTGGAAAATGAGGGTATGGTTGAGCTGGGAAGAAACAGAATCAGACTTTTACCGGCAGGAAAACTGAACAGATAAAATTCCCGGCAGTTCATCGGTGATTTGAGTTATGTGACAAATGTTACTGAGATTGGCACACGCATGGGGTAATTTAATGTCTTGGTGAATAATGCAGGCGAAATGAAATTAACTGAAAACCTATGACTTCAATAGCACAAAGAATCGTAACAAACTGGCACCCGATGAGGTGGCTGGTACTGGCAATCGGACTTTTTTTAGCATTCCAGGTTTTTGCTTCCGGTGACGGCTTTTTAGGTGTACTGGGAGCATTCTTTCTGTTCCAGGCTCTGACCAATTCCGGATGTATGCTCTCCGCTTCCTGCGGATTTCCGGCTGCAGATCGTGTTAAAGCTGAATCTTCAGAAATCAAAAATGTTGAATTCACTGAAATAAAAGAGGAATAAAAAAATGCCCAAAATGAATACAAAACCAACTTCTTTTACAGAACTGATTAATGGAGACACACCTGTACTGGTTGATTTTTATGCTGACTGGTGCGGACCCTGTAAGATGATGGGGCCAATCCTGAAAGATTTAAAAAAGAAGGCCGGAGACACTGTTAACATCATAAAAATTGATGCTGAAAAAAATGCCGATGCAGCAATCCGCTATAATGTTCGGGGAGTTCCCACACTGATTCTGTTTCACCGGGGGAAAGTTCTGTGGCAGCAATCGGGTGTAGTGCAGGCTGATCAGCTTCATTCAATCATTAAGCAAAAAACCGAAGAGTTATGAAAAATCTGCCCTATTCATACAGCGTAGATCTAAACTGGAAAGAGGGACGAAAAGGTACGCTGAGTTCTTCAAATTTACATCAGTCGGTTGAGGTGGCAACCCCGCCGGAATTTAAAAATGGCGTGGAGGGAATTTGGTCTCCCGAACATCTTTTGGTGGCATCGGTCAGCAGCTGTTTTATGACAACATTTTTAGCAATTGCTGAAAATTCAGGTCTGGATTTTGTAACTCTGGATGTGAATGCAGTAGGTCTGCTCGATAAAAAAGATGGGAAATTCATGATTACGGAGATTGAACTCGAACCGGAGCTTGTAATATCCGATGATAAATATGGTGAAAAGGCTCTGCGAATCATGCATAAAGCAGAAGCAGCCTGCCTTATAACGAATTCTTTAAAAACCACAATTGCCTTTAACCCTCGTGTACTCATTGGCGAGGAAGCGGGGTGACTCGCTGATCTGAGACCAGGTTTTGAATATCGAATAATGAATCACGAACGATCAGAATATCGAACACTGAATAACAAACGCCGAATTTTGAACGATCAGAATATCGAATAATGA encodes the following:
- a CDS encoding Crp/Fnr family transcriptional regulator, whose product is MMKNRADLPSLDSALEAGQKISDLGITKQFEPGDTIVNEHASVRSIPFITKGSVKVMQSDEDYKEMVLYYLRPGETCIMSFLAGISHDTSKVRAVAEEACEVVFIPVHTFQELIGKHPEWLSYIFQIYHMRFEELLEVVNAISFKKMDVRLLKFLQKRCAVMQTDTLSLTHEQLAHELGTAREVVSRLLKQLENEGMVELGRNRIRLLPAGKLNR
- the trxA gene encoding thioredoxin, with the translated sequence MNTKPTSFTELINGDTPVLVDFYADWCGPCKMMGPILKDLKKKAGDTVNIIKIDAEKNADAAIRYNVRGVPTLILFHRGKVLWQQSGVVQADQLHSIIKQKTEEL
- a CDS encoding OsmC family protein — its product is MKNLPYSYSVDLNWKEGRKGTLSSSNLHQSVEVATPPEFKNGVEGIWSPEHLLVASVSSCFMTTFLAIAENSGLDFVTLDVNAVGLLDKKDGKFMITEIELEPELVISDDKYGEKALRIMHKAEAACLITNSLKTTIAFNPRVLIGEEAG